A genomic segment from Aegilops tauschii subsp. strangulata cultivar AL8/78 chromosome 1, Aet v6.0, whole genome shotgun sequence encodes:
- the LOC109739120 gene encoding probable ubiquitin-conjugating enzyme E2 25, translating into MFLCVRPLCTATRTTPSPSPAHTSSAGPSPTRPLPAPGRPPLAARRLPRHPLDFAMDASEYPHMQGGASSSSSSCRAADAAAWDAVQQQKRQRCQGSSSGDKVGSCTENNSFKASEAERQNFDSGEIEEEDYYIDDEDEGCYDDDNEGSDYEFDESDFNQQLADKFDDLDLPPGVEASVPWLQKAATDDGPGNFKSMSEIEDEIGKKYKFFKQFDTVEDFSDHHYANKPVGKTGKEWTKRIQHDWKLLENDLPASIYVRVSENRMDLLRAVMIGPQGTPYHDGLFFFDAQFPASYPASPPIVYYHSGGLRLNPNLYACGKVCLSLLGTWEGHGCEKWNSAHSTMLQVLISIQALVLNEKPYFNEPGYETYANNASGQRTALEYNDTTFQYSCRTMLYSLRRAPQHFEDLVAGHFRERGRAILAACKYYMEGNKVGSIVPDEDDEDKELESANAEGSSSSSAVKPKNNQVDLRAGAGVVRPASFKTNMEVLFEELLMEFNVKGADTKKFCAVKLKKSQPAAA; encoded by the exons ATGTTCCTCTGCGTCCGCCCCCTGTGCACCGCTACGCGCACaacgccctcgccctcgcccgcgcACACCTCCTCGGCTGGCCCCTCCCCCACTCGGCCCCTACCCGCTCCTGGTCGCCCGCCGCTCGCCGCTCGCCGCTTGCCGCGCCATCCATTGGACTTCGCCATGGACGCCTCCGA GTACCCGCACATGCAAGGGGGcgcgtcgtcttcgtcgtcgtcctgccgcgccgccgacgccgccgcctggGACGCCGTGCAGCAACAGAAACGCCAGCGCTGCCAG GGATCATCATCCGGTGATAAAGTTGGATCCTGTACAGAAAATAACTCCTTCAAAGCATCTGAAGCCGAGCGACAGAATTTTGACTCTGGTGAAATTGAGGAAGAAGATTATTATATAGATGATGAAGATGAAGGCTGCTACGATGATGACAATGAAGGATCTGACTATGAATTTGATGAAAGTGATTTCAATCAGCAGCTTGCTGATAAATTTGACGACTTAGATCTGCCTCCTGGTGTGGAGGCTTCTGTACCATGGTTGCAGAAAGCTGCAACTGATGATGGCCCTGGCAATTTTAAGTCAATGTCAGAAATAGAGGATGAAATTGGTAAGAAATACAAGTTCTTCAAACAGTTTGACACCGTTGAGGATTTCTCTGATCATCATTATGCTAATAAACCTGTTGGAAAG ACAGGGAAAGAGTGGACAAAAAGAATTCAGCATGACTGGAAACTTCTGGAGAACGATTTACCAG CGTCCATATACGTCCGTGTCTCGGAGAATCGAATGGACCTTCTCAGGGCTGTGATGATTGGGCCTCAGGGAACACCCTACCATGATGGCCTTTTCTTCTTTGATGCTCAATTTCCTGCTAGTTATCCTGCAAGTCCTCCA ATTGTATACTATCATTCTGGAGGACTTAGGCTTAATCCAAATTTGTATGCTTGTGGAAAAGTCTGCCTTAGCCTCCTAGGCACGTGGGAAGGTCATGGTTGTGAGAAGTGGAACTCAGCTCACTCAACCATGTTACAAGTGCTAATCTCCATTCAAGCTCTCGTATTGAATGAGAAGCCATACTTCAATGAGCCAGGATATGAAACATATGCCAACAATGCTAGTGGGCAGAGGACTGCCTTGGAGTATAATGACACAACATTTCAATACTCATGTAGGACAATGTTGTACTCGCTTCGTAGGGCTCCACAG CACTTTGAAGATCTCGTTGCCGGCCACTTCCGTGAGCGCGGCCGTGCCATTCTGGCTGCATGCAAATATTACATGGAGGGTAACAAAGTTGGGTCCATAGTTCCTGACGAGGATGATGAGGACAAGGAACTGGAAAGCGCAAATGCAGAAGGATCCAGCTCCAGCAGTGCAGTGAAGCCAAAGAATAATCAGGTAGATTTGCGTGCAGGCGCAGGTGTAGTTCGCCCTGCATCCTTCAAGACCAACATGGAGGTTCTGTTTGAAGAGCTCCTGATGGAGTTCAATGTGAAGGGTGCTGACACCAAGAAGTTCTGTGCCGTGAAGTTGAAGAAGAGCCAGCCTGCTGCTGCTTGA